Proteins encoded together in one Triticum dicoccoides isolate Atlit2015 ecotype Zavitan chromosome 7B, WEW_v2.0, whole genome shotgun sequence window:
- the LOC119340455 gene encoding remorin 4.1-like yields the protein MSSSDPIDHMSVSERLQRLATPSAPAEDDVDVDADGDSTTYRDIHPSPAPAPLRQPSWDVASQRSLSSYSDEQFMSSSMGREFMAMADAGGAPADPCPGDSGAGNNDLQLARIGEHEPVPETETNPLAIVADTGGALPPAPTSSSSCAPAAEVVEVRQVKEEAEAKVAAWQAEEVAKINNKFKREEVVINGWENQQIHTATTYLSKIERKLEEERAKATEKAQNEVARARRKAEEKRASAEAARGTKSARVMDLANFMKAVGRVPTKRSFFSFSSSS from the exons ATGAGCAGCTCCGATCCGATCGATCACATGTCGGTCAGCGAGCGGCTGCAGCGGCTGGCGACGCCGTCGGCCCCGGCGGAGGACGACGTGGACGTGGACGCCGACGGCGACAGTACCACTTACCGGGACATCCAcccgtcgccggcgccggcgccgctgcGGCAGCCGTCCTGGGACGTGGCCAGCCAGCGCTCGCTGTCCTCCTACTCCGACGAGCAGTTCATGTCCAGCAGCATGGGCCGCGAGTTCATGGCCATGGCGGATGCGGGGGGCGCGCCAGCCGACCCTTGCCCCGGGGACTCCGGCGCCGGGAACAACGACCTGCAGCTGGCGCGGATCGGGGAGCACGAGCCCGTGCCGGAGACGGAGACGAACCCGCTGGCCATCGTGGCGGACACCGGCGGCGCGCTACCACCGGCGCCAACGTCGTCGTCTTCGTGCGCGCCcgcggcggaggtggtggaggtgcggcaggtgaaggaggaggcggaggcgaaggTGGCGGCGTGGCAGGCGGAGGAGGTGGCCAAGATCAACAACAAGTTTAAGCGGGAGGAGGTGGTGATCAACGGGTGGGAGAACCAGCAGATCCACACGGCCACCACCTACCTCAGCAAGATCGAG aggaagctggaggaggagcgcgcCAAGGCGACGGAGAAGGCGCAGAACGAGGTGGCGCGGGCGCGGCGGAAGGCGGAGGAGAAGCGGGCGTCGGCGGAGGCGGCGCGCGGGACCAAGTCGGCCCGGGTCATGGACCTCGCCAACTTCATGAAGGCCGTCGGCAGGGTGCCCACCAAgcgctccttcttctccttctcctcctcctcctaa